One Deinococcus psychrotolerans genomic window carries:
- a CDS encoding ATP-binding cassette domain-containing protein: MKTLLPYLLKNRWGYLLLIILMIGQALTSALQPRFLGQAIDALNTHQAAQAKIQIAWFLALSVTSMLLALLVTHLASRQAWRAVNQLRRDQLRHFFLMHHQHQQHHHADLMETLDTDPNQLVQVFGTQFPNLIMQTATVVFLAAQLITQAPLPGLLFTGLTAALLASFSVSPKRLSRAWQDVRHNEAQVRAATFDVLNLRDALRILGTPRPASALLSRVRRVRQTLTNAHVKAISLNNLKFVLSDVLLLTGTLAIVLMLLSAYRQQAVTVGVIVMFLRSIVQMRDPVAIIAGESADLHALQASLQRISAHFAKTVGVETADADTGPTGKQEVRADAGQLDIQSLQYHLADRPLLQSINLSASPGQHILIVGPSGSGKTTLSRLIDGTLRPHSGAVLLGGQRAEHLNPWERRKQLWVASQQQPLIHDSLRENLRLYDTDVSDADIQAAIKSAELQGWMAALNVDLESVLTPERFSAGQRQIITLLSALIAARPITLLDEPSAHLTLSDQTLVNQIIRALKRRSTVIHITHTPGDQVDVDQIIDLGRSQPTALTAAR; encoded by the coding sequence ATGAAGACTCTCTTGCCGTACCTGCTCAAAAACCGCTGGGGATATCTGCTGCTGATCATCTTGATGATCGGGCAGGCCCTCACCAGCGCCTTGCAACCCCGTTTTCTCGGGCAAGCCATCGACGCTCTGAACACCCACCAAGCCGCCCAGGCGAAAATCCAGATTGCTTGGTTCCTGGCGCTCAGCGTGACCAGCATGCTGCTCGCGCTGCTGGTCACGCATCTCGCGTCCCGCCAGGCGTGGCGAGCCGTCAACCAGTTGCGCCGCGATCAACTGCGGCACTTTTTCCTCATGCATCACCAGCATCAGCAGCACCATCACGCCGACTTGATGGAAACGCTGGACACCGACCCGAACCAGCTCGTTCAGGTTTTCGGTACGCAGTTCCCCAACCTGATCATGCAGACCGCCACCGTCGTCTTTCTCGCTGCCCAGCTCATCACGCAAGCGCCCCTGCCGGGGCTGCTGTTCACCGGACTCACCGCCGCGCTGCTGGCCTCGTTCTCCGTCAGCCCCAAACGGCTCTCGCGGGCCTGGCAGGACGTCCGCCACAACGAAGCGCAAGTTCGCGCGGCGACATTCGACGTGCTGAATCTGCGTGACGCCCTGCGGATACTCGGAACTCCCCGGCCCGCAAGCGCACTCCTCAGCCGGGTGCGGCGCGTCCGGCAGACCCTCACGAACGCGCACGTGAAAGCCATCAGCCTGAACAACCTGAAATTCGTGCTCAGTGATGTGCTGCTCCTCACCGGGACACTCGCAATCGTGCTGATGCTGCTCTCCGCTTACCGGCAACAAGCGGTCACGGTGGGCGTGATCGTCATGTTTCTGCGATCCATTGTCCAGATGCGCGATCCAGTGGCGATCATTGCGGGAGAAAGTGCGGACCTACATGCCCTTCAGGCAAGTCTCCAGCGCATCTCAGCTCACTTTGCCAAAACGGTCGGCGTGGAAACAGCAGACGCAGACACCGGGCCGACCGGGAAGCAGGAAGTACGGGCAGATGCAGGCCAACTCGACATCCAAAGTCTCCAGTACCACCTCGCGGACCGCCCGCTGCTGCAAAGCATCAACCTGAGCGCCTCACCCGGTCAGCACATCTTGATCGTGGGACCCAGTGGAAGCGGGAAAACCACGCTGAGCCGCTTGATCGACGGCACCCTGCGTCCCCATTCCGGCGCGGTGCTGCTGGGCGGCCAACGCGCGGAGCACCTGAACCCGTGGGAGCGCCGCAAGCAGCTGTGGGTGGCGAGTCAACAGCAGCCCCTCATTCACGATTCGCTGCGCGAAAACTTGCGTCTGTACGATACGGACGTGAGTGACGCAGACATCCAGGCAGCCATCAAGAGCGCTGAACTCCAGGGTTGGATGGCGGCGCTGAATGTCGATCTGGAGAGCGTTCTGACGCCGGAGCGCTTCTCTGCCGGGCAACGTCAGATCATCACCCTGCTCAGCGCCCTGATTGCCGCCAGACCCATCACGCTGCTCGATGAACCCAGCGCCCACCTCACGCTCAGCGATCAGACGCTGGTCAACCAGATCATCCGGGCGTTGAAGCGCCGCAGCACCGTCATTCACATCACCCACACTCCAGGCGATCAGGTCGACGTCGACCAGATCATTGATCTGGGGCGTTCGCAACCGACGGCGCTGACGGCGGCAAGATGA
- a CDS encoding PAS domain S-box protein codes for MDQHSASIPDLNLLSQALTANVNPFIITDAQQLDMPIVYVNPAFEQLSGYRAAEIIGRNCRFMQGQDRDQGARREIRDALAQGQSTTTVLRNYRKDGTLFYNELTLSPLRDVAGILTHFVGFQNDVTSREEALRGEAQAREQLSATLNRMTDGFLSFDKDWKLIYINKAAARIAGRQPEDFAGLDPFATFSEHRDAALSLAVLQAVETGTTQSAVSYLPAFERWIELTAYPGDDGMSMFLRDVTESREAQRELQVSEERFAKVFQTSPISIFIIRSKDGTFVDVNEEFLRQIGYRREDIIGNQSQNLISLVDPADRDETWDTLNRPQPIESREILFYNKAGEAVHGVLTIVPTEVAGETCTICFMRDVTEEKRAQHRLEASEARFRATVIELQRTLDLSLDMIVTVGADDHLIFVRVSAASSRILGYAPEEMVGRSAFDFVHPDDAAMTSVEGQHISSGQATTTFQNRYLHKDGSVVWLEWSAVVVPEERLLYGVARDITQRQSAEEDQAFLVAIVHASHNAIIGLSLDGIVRSWNPGAEELYGYTSAEVIGQPITFLIPAEFQILEMKLIERARRGERDPPFEAWRITKSGKQIQVVVTISPVLNAAAQVVGFSKITRDITSLREAEHEVQTLNENLRDQLRHVTGLQEIDRSIAASAGLDVTLGLILDNIMQRLNADAVTVLLLDQHTLTLEYAAARGFTTALHDLTLQLGEGLGGQVAVNRQPMLIPDLRTVTLSPTWWAMLQKERIMAYYGAPIISKGKVLGVIEVLHRKPFDPSAAWLETFGILDNQAAIAVDSSWLFTELERKNLELRLAYDETIEGWARALDLRDHETEGHSRRVTEMTVALCQHLSVPPEKLVDVRRGALLHDIGKMGVPDAVLLKPGKLTDDEWVMMRKHPGYAVDLLSPIEYLRPALDIPQYHHEKWDGSGYPLGLKGEAIPRAARVFAVVDVYDALTSNRPYRKAWTRERALEHIQNGAGTHFDPAVVMIFMQMLHQSAT; via the coding sequence ATGGATCAACACTCTGCGTCAATCCCCGACCTCAACCTCCTGAGCCAAGCCCTGACGGCCAACGTCAATCCCTTTATTATCACCGATGCCCAGCAGCTGGACATGCCCATCGTGTACGTCAATCCGGCTTTCGAGCAGCTGAGCGGCTACCGAGCAGCCGAGATCATCGGGCGTAACTGCCGCTTCATGCAGGGCCAGGACCGTGATCAGGGGGCTCGGCGTGAGATCCGAGACGCCCTGGCGCAAGGTCAGAGCACCACCACGGTACTGCGCAACTACCGCAAAGACGGCACGCTGTTCTATAACGAGCTGACCCTCAGTCCTCTCCGGGACGTGGCGGGCATCCTCACGCACTTCGTGGGCTTTCAGAACGACGTCACCTCGCGTGAGGAAGCGCTGCGGGGCGAAGCGCAGGCCCGTGAGCAACTGAGCGCCACTCTGAACCGCATGACCGACGGCTTCCTGTCTTTTGATAAGGATTGGAAGTTGATTTACATCAATAAAGCCGCCGCGAGGATCGCGGGTCGACAACCCGAGGACTTTGCCGGTCTTGACCCTTTTGCCACCTTTTCCGAACACAGAGACGCTGCGCTCAGCTTGGCTGTCTTGCAAGCGGTGGAGACGGGCACCACCCAGAGCGCAGTCAGTTATCTGCCAGCGTTCGAACGGTGGATCGAGCTGACGGCCTATCCGGGTGACGACGGGATGTCGATGTTTCTGCGCGACGTCACCGAGAGCCGAGAAGCGCAGCGTGAGCTTCAGGTCAGCGAAGAGCGCTTTGCCAAAGTCTTCCAGACCAGTCCCATCTCCATCTTCATCATCCGGAGCAAGGACGGGACTTTTGTTGACGTCAATGAGGAGTTTTTGCGTCAGATCGGCTACCGAAGGGAAGACATCATCGGCAATCAATCGCAGAACCTCATTTCCCTGGTTGATCCAGCAGACCGTGACGAAACCTGGGACACCTTGAACCGGCCCCAGCCAATAGAGAGCCGGGAAATCCTTTTTTATAACAAGGCGGGAGAGGCCGTACACGGCGTCCTGACCATCGTGCCGACAGAGGTGGCCGGAGAAACCTGCACCATCTGTTTCATGCGCGACGTCACCGAGGAGAAGCGGGCCCAGCACCGTCTTGAAGCCAGCGAGGCGCGTTTCCGCGCCACCGTAATAGAGTTGCAGCGCACCCTCGACTTATCCCTCGATATGATCGTCACCGTTGGGGCAGACGACCACCTCATATTCGTCAGGGTGAGCGCCGCTTCCAGTCGTATCCTGGGATATGCGCCTGAGGAGATGGTTGGCCGCTCCGCCTTCGATTTCGTTCATCCCGACGACGCTGCCATGACCAGCGTTGAGGGCCAGCACATCAGTTCAGGTCAGGCCACGACGACCTTTCAAAACCGCTACCTCCATAAAGATGGCAGCGTGGTCTGGCTGGAATGGTCGGCGGTGGTGGTGCCGGAGGAGAGATTGCTGTACGGTGTGGCCCGCGACATCACCCAGCGCCAGTCTGCCGAGGAAGATCAGGCGTTCCTGGTGGCCATCGTGCACGCCAGTCACAATGCCATCATCGGGTTGTCTCTTGACGGCATCGTCCGCTCCTGGAATCCCGGTGCCGAGGAACTCTACGGCTACACGTCAGCCGAGGTAATCGGTCAGCCGATCACCTTCTTGATCCCCGCCGAGTTTCAGATCCTGGAAATGAAGCTGATCGAACGGGCCAGGCGTGGCGAGCGGGATCCACCGTTTGAAGCCTGGCGGATCACCAAGAGTGGGAAGCAGATCCAGGTCGTGGTAACCATCTCGCCCGTCCTGAACGCGGCTGCTCAGGTGGTCGGCTTCTCGAAGATCACCCGCGATATCACTTCCCTGCGCGAGGCCGAGCACGAGGTTCAGACCCTCAACGAAAATCTCAGGGATCAACTGCGTCACGTCACCGGCTTGCAGGAGATCGACCGCTCCATCGCCGCCAGCGCGGGTCTCGACGTCACGCTCGGCCTCATCCTGGACAACATCATGCAGCGGCTTAACGCCGACGCGGTGACGGTTCTGCTGCTCGATCAGCACACCCTCACGCTTGAATATGCGGCGGCCAGGGGCTTTACCACTGCACTCCACGACCTGACGTTGCAGCTCGGCGAAGGTCTGGGCGGTCAGGTCGCGGTGAACCGGCAGCCGATGCTCATCCCCGATCTCCGCACCGTTACCCTCTCGCCGACCTGGTGGGCCATGCTTCAAAAGGAGCGGATCATGGCCTACTACGGTGCGCCGATCATCTCCAAAGGCAAGGTCTTGGGCGTTATCGAGGTGCTGCACCGCAAACCCTTCGATCCGTCGGCTGCCTGGCTGGAAACCTTCGGAATCCTCGATAATCAAGCGGCCATTGCTGTGGACAGCAGCTGGCTCTTCACGGAACTGGAGCGCAAGAACTTGGAGCTGCGGCTGGCCTACGACGAGACCATCGAAGGCTGGGCGCGGGCGCTGGATCTGCGCGATCACGAAACCGAGGGGCATTCTAGGCGGGTGACCGAGATGACCGTGGCGCTGTGTCAGCATTTGAGCGTTCCACCCGAGAAACTCGTGGACGTGCGCCGCGGCGCTTTGCTTCACGACATCGGCAAGATGGGCGTTCCGGACGCGGTGCTGCTCAAGCCCGGCAAGCTCACCGACGACGAGTGGGTCATGATGAGAAAGCATCCTGGGTACGCGGTGGACCTGCTCTCGCCGATTGAATATCTGCGCCCGGCACTGGACATCCCGCAGTATCACCACGAGAAGTGGGACGGCAGCGGCTACCCGCTGGGCTTGAAAGGGGAGGCCATCCCCAGGGCTGCCAGGGTATTCGCGGTGGTGGACGTCTACGACGCCCTGACCAGCAACCGCCCCTACCGAAAGGCTTGGACCAGGGAGCGAGCCCTCGAACACATCCAAAACGGTGCAGGCACCCACTTCGATCCGGCAGTGGTGATGATCTTCATGCAGATGCTGCATCAGAGTGCAACGTGA
- a CDS encoding ATP-binding cassette domain-containing protein — translation MNVLLALWRQRQPKTGRRYVLSALGYALMLGLPVLAAQQLGHLIDALTQTANAPQILILLLAFIGAEMLANFSRLLWIRELSSFDRPLADRLRLIFLHRVIWQPEPDRLENTSVFNAHQQDTTRLTHLLLETYRVVISVAVAASALTLMVRVSVPYTLACLIPAALVPPLLSRIRRSLVDVTHQSRQTADTLSSQLQSAVQLAPQLAFTPAQAALLERYSQALTSHSNHTVKTALLQSAVEELAYRAGTVLRAGLLLLTAPAILRGEFTIGQYLIFSAYLEWLMNFPNILTAAQASWQQAQQAAVRLSATLGLAEKNALQSVVALNNAASYAQNTAASSPTLTLHNVTVANGPFKNFSAAVPAQGFTVITGPSGSGKTTLLKILAGEAGFTGELQPALHTALLHQQPTFLVGTVRDNLTLTLDLPEADIQAAWDVSGLQDDGLTLDSTQTAQQLSGGQQQRLALARTLLHGPLTLLLDSPTSALDARTEHHVVQALIRSGRNIVAATNRLMLLEQADAVVYLEAGQVLATGTHAGMMQSHARYRRHVQQETEV, via the coding sequence ATGAACGTGCTTTTGGCCTTGTGGCGGCAGCGCCAACCCAAAACGGGCCGCCGGTACGTCCTGTCGGCCCTCGGGTACGCCCTGATGCTCGGCTTGCCGGTCTTGGCCGCCCAGCAACTCGGGCACCTCATCGACGCCCTGACGCAAACGGCCAACGCTCCGCAGATCCTGATACTCCTGCTGGCGTTCATTGGCGCTGAGATGCTCGCCAATTTCAGTCGTCTCCTGTGGATTCGTGAGCTGAGCAGCTTCGATCGGCCCCTGGCTGACCGGTTGCGCTTGATCTTCCTGCACCGCGTGATCTGGCAGCCTGAGCCTGACCGCCTGGAGAACACCAGCGTATTTAATGCCCACCAGCAAGACACCACCCGCCTCACCCACCTGCTTCTGGAGACCTACAGAGTCGTGATCAGCGTCGCCGTCGCCGCTTCGGCGCTGACCCTGATGGTGCGGGTCAGCGTTCCGTACACCCTGGCCTGCCTGATCCCGGCGGCGCTGGTTCCCCCGCTGCTCAGCCGGATACGCCGCAGCCTGGTGGACGTCACGCACCAGAGCCGTCAGACAGCCGACACCCTGAGTTCCCAACTCCAGTCCGCTGTGCAGCTCGCCCCGCAACTGGCGTTCACGCCTGCTCAGGCCGCGCTGCTCGAGCGCTACAGCCAAGCGCTGACTTCACACAGCAACCACACCGTCAAAACGGCGCTGCTGCAAAGCGCCGTCGAGGAACTCGCCTACCGTGCAGGCACGGTGCTGCGCGCTGGGCTGCTGCTGCTGACCGCACCGGCGATCCTGCGCGGGGAGTTCACCATCGGGCAGTACCTGATCTTCAGCGCCTACCTCGAGTGGCTGATGAATTTCCCGAACATCCTGACCGCCGCGCAGGCGAGCTGGCAGCAGGCCCAGCAGGCGGCCGTTCGCCTGAGCGCCACGCTGGGCCTTGCGGAGAAGAACGCTCTCCAGTCGGTGGTGGCACTCAACAACGCAGCATCCTACGCACAGAACACGGCGGCGTCCAGTCCCACCTTGACCCTGCACAACGTCACCGTAGCCAACGGACCCTTCAAGAACTTCAGCGCCGCCGTACCGGCCCAGGGCTTCACGGTCATCACCGGCCCAAGTGGAAGTGGGAAGACCACCCTGCTGAAGATACTGGCCGGGGAAGCGGGTTTCACCGGCGAGCTGCAACCTGCCCTGCACACGGCCTTGCTGCATCAGCAGCCGACGTTCCTGGTCGGGACGGTACGTGACAACCTGACGCTGACCCTCGACCTGCCTGAAGCGGACATACAAGCCGCATGGGATGTCTCTGGGCTTCAGGACGACGGCTTGACCCTGGACAGCACCCAGACGGCCCAGCAACTTTCCGGCGGTCAGCAGCAGCGCCTGGCACTCGCCCGAACGCTGCTGCACGGCCCCCTGACCCTCTTGCTGGACAGCCCGACGAGCGCGCTGGATGCCCGCACGGAACACCACGTTGTCCAGGCGCTGATTCGCTCGGGGCGCAATATCGTCGCCGCCACGAACAGGCTGATGCTGCTGGAGCAGGCGGACGCGGTCGTTTACCTTGAAGCCGGGCAGGTGCTCGCCACCGGCACGCACGCGGGCATGATGCAGAGCCACGCCCGGTACCGCCGGCATGTCCAGCAGGAAACCGAGGTCTGA
- a CDS encoding SDR family NAD(P)-dependent oxidoreductase, with translation MTRFKDKVCVVTGGAKGIGEATARRMAAEGGAVMILDLKYEEAQAAADQFMGVGGFAQAYACDVADEAAVRDVFAQIETHHGRIDVLVNNAGTSGPSGPIEDIALADWRALLAVNLDGVFLCTREALRLMKATGGGAIVNISSIYGLVGSADAAAYHASKGAVRLLTKATALQVAKLGIRVNSVHPGFIDTPLVQDYADRSGQHDQVLAGLVALHPIGRLGRSEEVAAVIAFLASDDASFMTGSEVVVDGGYTAQ, from the coding sequence ATGACCCGTTTCAAGGACAAGGTTTGTGTCGTGACTGGCGGTGCAAAGGGCATCGGTGAGGCCACCGCGCGCCGGATGGCGGCCGAGGGCGGAGCCGTCATGATCTTGGACCTCAAATACGAGGAAGCGCAGGCGGCCGCCGATCAGTTCATGGGGGTGGGCGGATTTGCGCAAGCCTACGCCTGCGACGTTGCGGACGAGGCTGCCGTGCGCGACGTCTTCGCGCAGATTGAGACCCACCACGGGCGCATCGACGTACTGGTGAACAACGCGGGTACAAGTGGGCCGAGCGGCCCTATCGAAGACATCGCCCTGGCCGACTGGCGTGCGCTGCTGGCCGTGAACCTCGACGGGGTCTTCCTGTGTACGCGCGAGGCCCTGCGCCTCATGAAGGCGACCGGCGGCGGCGCGATCGTGAACATCTCCAGCATTTACGGCCTGGTCGGGTCGGCGGACGCGGCGGCCTACCACGCCAGCAAGGGGGCGGTACGGCTGCTGACCAAGGCGACTGCCCTCCAGGTAGCGAAACTGGGGATCCGGGTGAACTCGGTGCATCCGGGTTTCATCGATACGCCGCTGGTGCAAGACTATGCCGACCGGTCAGGGCAGCACGATCAGGTGCTCGCCGGACTCGTTGCCCTGCACCCGATTGGCCGCTTGGGCCGCAGCGAGGAGGTCGCCGCCGTAATCGCCTTCCTGGCCTCCGACGACGCGTCTTTCATGACAGGATCCGAGGTCGTCGTGGACGGCGGGTACACCGCGCAGTAG
- a CDS encoding HPP family protein: MRVREQMSTAIISVEAQTPLGPALLLMESSGLRCLPVVDGQRLLGLLLASDLRLGTAPPDAQVSEYAVPTTEQIRPDMPIERAAFLMLQHDVRGLPVIDAQDRLVGVVTVKDLLKTLVEAPPVVLWK, translated from the coding sequence ATGCGCGTTCGTGAACAGATGAGTACCGCCATCATTTCGGTAGAAGCGCAGACGCCGCTTGGCCCGGCGCTGCTTCTGATGGAGTCCAGTGGCCTGCGCTGCTTGCCGGTCGTGGACGGTCAGCGGCTGCTGGGATTATTACTGGCCTCCGATCTGCGCCTGGGCACGGCACCTCCGGATGCTCAGGTCAGCGAGTACGCAGTGCCCACCACCGAGCAGATCCGGCCCGACATGCCCATTGAGCGGGCCGCTTTCCTGATGCTGCAACATGACGTGCGCGGCTTACCGGTGATCGACGCTCAGGACCGGCTGGTCGGGGTCGTGACTGTCAAGGATCTGCTCAAAACGCTGGTCGAGGCACCGCCGGTGGTGCTCTGGAAATGA